The bacterium genome contains the following window.
TTTCAGTAAAAAAAGGAGAAGAATATGGTAAAGAAACTATTTGCACCAGTGGGAGAAAAAGAGGTTACACGAGCTATTGTAGATGAGTTTGCCAAACAGTTTTCCCAGTATGTGGAAAGCGATTGTCTTATTATAGGTGGTGGGCCCAGTGGATTAATGGCCGGGAAGGAACTGGCCACTCGTGGACTTAAAATTTTAATTGTAGAGAGAAATAATTATCTTGGTGGGGGTTTCTGGATTGGCGGGTACTTAATGAATAAGATAACCGTGAGAGAACCTGCACAGAAAGTCCTGGAAGAACTGGCTGTGCCGTATAAGGAAGTAAGCAAGGGGCTCTATGTAGCAGATGGACCTCATGCTTGTTCCAAACTTATTGGAGCTACCTGTGACAGTGGTGTGAAGTTTGCCAATATGACTGTTTTTGACGACCTCGTGCTCCGTGAGGGAGGTAAAGTGAATGGTGCTGTGATTAACTGGACGCCTATATCTTATTTACCTCGTGAGATTACCTGCGTTGACCCTGTGGCCTTAGAAGCCAAAATGGTGATTGATGCCACTGGACACGATGCCTCGGCAGTGAGAAAATTGGAAGAGAGAGGACTAATAAAAATAAAGGGTATG
Protein-coding sequences here:
- a CDS encoding sulfide-dependent adenosine diphosphate thiazole synthase — translated: MVKKLFAPVGEKEVTRAIVDEFAKQFSQYVESDCLIIGGGPSGLMAGKELATRGLKILIVERNNYLGGGFWIGGYLMNKITVREPAQKVLEELAVPYKEVSKGLYVADGPHACSKLIGATCDSGVKFANMTVFDDLVLREGGKVNGAVINWTPISYLPREITCVDPVALEAKMVIDATGHDASAVRKLEERGLIKIKGMGAMWVERSENLVVEHTGEAYPGLVVVGMAVATTYGLPRMGPTFGAMLLSGKRGAEVVLEKLGIKKR